In Primulina huaijiensis isolate GDHJ02 chromosome 4, ASM1229523v2, whole genome shotgun sequence, a genomic segment contains:
- the LOC140974958 gene encoding uncharacterized protein: protein MKITQYFTSVAYPQANEQTEVIIRIIVQALKIRLQGQKKDWVEELHSVLWAYWTTPRAHHQETPFNLVYGYEAVLTMEIGQSSVQVDSYPNDNDLSQTMEFDLVEERRERAMIRMEAYLGRFMKLHNNESGFKTFR, encoded by the coding sequence ATGAAGATCACTCAGTATTTCACCTCTGTTGCTTACCCTCAAGCAAATGAGCAGACAGAGGTAATAATCAGAATTATTGTGCAGGCCTTGAAAATTAGGCTGCAGGGCCAAAAGAAAGATTGGGTAGAAGAGCTGCATAGTGTTCTATGGGCATACTGGACTACTCCCCGAGCACATCatcaagaaactcctttcaatCTGGTGTATGGTTATGAAGCAGTCCTTACTATGGAAATTGGACAATCTTCTGTCCAGGTAGATTCTTATCCGAATGATAATGATCTGAGCCAGACAATGGAATTTGATTTGGTGGAGGAAAGGAGAGAGCGGGCTATGATTAGAATGGAAGCTTACCTAGGTCGGTTTATGAAATTACACAACAACGAGTCCGGATTCAAGACTTTCAGATAG
- the LOC140975375 gene encoding beta-1,3-galactosyltransferase GALT1: MKKLYGGVLSTTLLMVLVLGYYITNNPIKESYLASPRAFNLTNPLEWISPGTPPAFHSRETSSQVISTEVILSEFYVKRNLTNEEQNALRTWNRLKPLLTLDKALPNAIEAIKEAGVAWKNLIHVVEEEKLRSDGSLSYRGKEKQCPHFLSKMNVTKLDDSGFKLRVPCGLTQGSSVTFIGIPNGLLGNFRIDLTGEPLPGEPDPPIILHYNVRLHGDKITDDPVIVQNTWTIAHDWGEEERCPSPDDEQNKKVDELDRCNELVGKEGNRSSKSNRHASGSKNISRVHDGIPRKYFPFRQNDLFVATLRVGLEGIQMTVDGKHITSFAYREDLEPWLISEVRISGDLELFSILASGLPTSEVLEHIIDLEALKAIPLPPQRQLRLVIGVFSNANNFKRRMAVRRSWMQYAEVRSGQVAVRFFVGLHKSQIVNEQLWNEARTYEDIQLMPFVDYYSLITWKTIAICIFGTRVVSAKYIMKTDDDAFVRVDEILNSLRKINATRGLLYGHINSDSEPHRNPESKWYISHEEWPHDKYPPWAHGPGYIVSKDIAKAISKKHEKGILKMFKLEDVAMGIWIADMKKNNQEIRYENDGRIIIEGCTDGYVIAHYQAPRELLCLWQNIQDKKISSCCGD, from the exons ATGAAGAAACTGTATGGTGGTGTCTTATCCACAACCTTGTTGATGGTTTTAGTTCTTGGTTATTATATAACTAATAACCCCATCAAGGAGAGTTATCTTGCAAGTCCTCGGGCCTTCAATCTTACAAATCCTCTTGAGTGGATAAGTCCTGGCACTCCACCTGCATTTCATAGTCGAGAAACATCTTCTCAAGTGATCTCTACTGAAGTTATATTATCTGAGTTCTATGTTAAAAGAAACTTGACAAATGAAGAACAAAATGCTTTGCGAACTTGGAACCGACTGAAACCCCTGCTTACACTGGATAAAGCCTTACCTAATGCTATTGAAGCTATTAAGGAAGCAGGTGTTGCATGGAAAAATCTAATCCATGTAGTGGAAGAAGAAAAACTTCGGAGTGATGGAAGTTTATCATACAGAGGAAAAGAGAAACAATGTCCTCATTTTCTAAGTAAAATGAATGTAACAAAACTTGATGACAGTGGATTTAAGTTGCGGGTTCCTTGTGGCTTGACTCAAGGTTCTTCGGTCACATTTATTGGCATTCCTAATGGCCTTCTTGGTAATTTTCGGATTGACCTCACTGGTGAACCACTTCCAGGGGAGCCAGATCCTCCTATTATTTTGCACTATAATGTTAGGCTCCATGGGGATAAAATAACAGACGATCCTGTGATTGTACAAAACACCTGGACAATTGCACATGACTGGGGTGAAGAGGAGCGCTGTCCATCTCCTGATGATGAACAGAATAAGAAAG TTGATGAGCTGGACCGGTGCAATGAGTTGGTGGGCAAAGAAGGCAACCGATCTAGCAAATCTAACCGACATGCCAGTGgatcaaaaaatatttctaggGTTCATGATGGGATACCAAGAAAGTACTTTCCTTTTAGGCAAAATGATTTGTTTGTTGCTACTCTTAGAGTCGGCTTAGAAGGAATTCAAATGACTGTGGATGGAAAGCATATAACTTCATTTGCATACCGTGAA GATTTGGAGCCATGGCTCATCAGTGAAGTGAGGATTTCAGGAGATTTagaattattttctattttagCCAGTGGTTTACCAACTTCGGAAGTTTTAGAACACATAATTGACTTGGAAGCTCTTAAAGCGATCCCACTACCTCCACAAAGACAGCTGAGGCTCGTTATTGGTGTTTTCTCTAATGCAAACAATTTTAAACGTAGAATGGCAGTTCGAAGATCATGGATGCAGTATGCTGAAGTACGATCAGGACAGGTTGCGGTTCGTTTCTTTGTGGGCCTG CATAAAAGCCAGATCGTGAACGAGCAGCTCTGGAATGAAGCACGGACATATGAAGACATTCAGCTGATGCCTTTTGTTGACTACTACAGCCTCATCACATGGAAGACAATAGCCATTTGCATCTTTGGG ACTAGGGTTGTTTCGGCAAAGTATATCATGAAGACGGATGATGATGCATTTGTTCGTGTGGATGAAATCTTGAACTCTCTGAGAAAGATCAATGCAACACGTGGTTTGCTCTATGGCCACATCAATTCAGATTCCGAACCTCATCGTAATCCAGAGAGCAAGTGGTATATTAGTCATGAG GAATGGCCCCATGATAAGTACCCACCTTGGGCACATGGTCCTGGTTATATCGTGTCAAAGGACATAGCCAAGGCAATTTCCAAAAAACACGAAAAGGGAATCTTAAAG ATGTTCAAGCTCGAAGACGTGGCAATGGGAATCTGGATTGCTGATATGAAGAAAAACAATCAGGAAATCAGATACGAGAATGATGGGAGGATTATAATCGAAGGTTGCACAGATGGTTATGTCATTGCTCATTACCAAGCCCCAAGAGAGTTGCTCTGTTTGTGGCAGAACATTCAAGACAAGAAAATCTCAAGTTGCTGTGGCGATTAA
- the LOC140975374 gene encoding uncharacterized protein isoform X2: MGVNHGKVSYHLEPIAAAIASDAHLEVKVLITKMADKRFFPLESSFLVLLHACLFTVTHAMLLETECNKATDPELCLNVFGSDPATRAASSLVGLAQIGIARATSHAEQTRAGINTRLFFSTESKERNVLSQCVHKYNGALATLNVAPFTLRRKLYSEQTTLEIDSLHEGCVPRGKEYSLLMANCRNSQTLISSSSESDDYDSDSSKSDDADLSGGSGFFSDSKTRSVGSRGFPKGSTPLENPLLGDDPEWSDPLGVDDKDALSGQDVGSLREVLGIPPECDIKVPGPQDDCHTPPLGYFTLFLEYFTGGLVFPLQPLLVELVKSLGDRFDLATIRARKATVGRRSPLAGEGRAPANRAVHDFRDPICKGIPPARSEHVRGSGSNSQKKTNYSPSSKTLEIRPANGGGGEAKKKQAHEGVQKKIDEEAQKNPKRIRADDQGASSKTSRFKHIFVDGVNHSKKADSFWDFDDPEIGWKKGRSIVGDYDMVHLVSLSTDSFAHSFAWNSCQGLSLASAVRVREERLRNCQDKMHEEVARLKEENFRLTQEKEKINVELLQVQEKLADKLKDFTILEERYSTEVKTGGQFLDSEVGNNLLKRTEEKGAQNFKAFSAFREEVLDRAMIIHDEVVLDCRNQLRKKLVPEEIVMMIEPSVPEVGGGSMVDVPSDNAGMIEALDLRPTEGEA, encoded by the exons ATGGGTGTGAACCATGGCAAAGTTTCGTATCATCTGGAGCCTATAGCCGCTGCTATTGCTAGTGATGCTCACTTGGAAGTGAAGGTTTTGATAACAAAAATGGCAGACAAGCGGTTCTTTCCCCTGGAATCATCATTTCTTGTTCTTCTCCATGCATGCTTATTCACAGTAACACATGCCATGCTTCTCGAAACCGAATGCAACAAAGCTACAGATCCAGAGTTATGTCTCAACGTATTCGGGTCGGATCCAGCCACCCGCGCCGCCTCTTCCTTGGTCGGGCTGGCGCAGATCGGCATTGCTAGAGCCACGAGCCACGCCGAGCAAACCAGGGCAGGTATCAACACGCGATTGTTTTTCTCGACGGAGTCGAAAGAGAGGAACGTGTTGAGCCAATGCGTGCATAAGTACAACGGCGCATTGGCCACGTTGAATGTAGCGCCGTTTACCCTGAGAAGAAAACTGTACAGTGAACAAACTACTCTTGAGATTGACTCACTCCATGAGG GTTGTGTTCCTCGAGGGAAGGAGTATTCCTTGCTAATGGCCAACTGTCGGAATAGCCAAACTTTAATCAGTAGCTCTAGCGAGAGCGATGATTATGATAGTGACTCATCAAAATCTGACGACGCCGACTTATCGGGTGGTTCAGGTTTCTTTAGCGACTCCAAGACTAGATCTGTAGGCTCTCGCGGATTCCCTAAGGGATCTACGCCGTTAGAGAATCCATTGTTGGGTGATGATCCTGAATGGAGTGATCCTTTAGGCGTTGACGATAAGGATGCTCTGTCTGGCCAAGATGTCGGTAGTTTGCGCGAAGTGCTTGGAATACCACCCGAGTGTGACATTAAGGTTCCGGGACCTCAAGATGACTGTCATACCCCGCCTCTGGGTTACTTCACCCTTTTCCTTGAATACTTTACTGGTGGACTTGTGTTTCCTCTGCAACCTCTATTAGTGGAGTTGGTTAAAAGCCTCG GCGATAGATTTGATTTGGCAACGATCCGGGCTCGCAAGGCCACTGTGGGGAGGCGTTCCCCGCTTGCTGGGGAAGGTAGAGCGCCTGCGAATCGGGCTGTTCATGACTTTCGTGACCCTATCTGTAAGGGGATCCCACCGGCACGTTCTGAGCATGTCCGCGGGTCGGGTTCTAACTCACAAAAGAAAACTAACTATTCGCCATCAAGCAAAACTTTGGAGATTAGGCCTGCGAATGGGGGAGGAGGAgaggcaaaaaaaaaacaagctcATGAAGGGGTGCAAAAGAAGATTGATGAGGAAGCACAAAAGAATCCTAAGAGGATCCGTGCGGACGATCAAGGAGCATCTTCCAAGACTTCCCGTTTTAAACATATCTTTGTCGATGGGGTGAACCATAGCAAGAAGGCTGACTCTTTCTGGGATTTCGATGATCCGGAGATTGGATGGAAGAAAGGACGGAGCATTGTCGGAGACTATGACATGGTCCATCTAGTGTCGCTGTCTACGGATTCATTTGCTCATTCCTTTGCCTGGAATTCGTGTCAG GGTTTGTCGTTAGCTAGTGCTGTGCGAGTTCGGGAGGAAAGGCTGCGCAATTGTCAAGATAAGATGCATGAGGAGGTTGCTCGTTTGAAAGAAGAGAATTTTCGTCTTACTCAAGAGAAAGAAAAGATCAATGTGGAGCTTCTACAAGTACAGGAAAAGCTTGCGGACAAGTTAAAAGATTTTACAATCCTCGAAGAGAGGTATTCTACTGAGGTCAAGACTGGTGGTCAATTCCTTGACTCGGAGGTGGgcaataatcttttgaaaaggaCTGAGGAGAAAGGCGCTCAGAATTTCAAAGCGTTCTCTGCATTTAGAGAGGAGGTACTCGACCGTGCCATGATCATTCATGACGAGGTAGTTCTGGATTGTCGAAACCAACTGAGGAAGAAACTTGTGCCTGAGGAGATAGTGATGATGATTGAGCCCAGTGTCCCGGAGGTGGGTGGAGGCTCCATGGTTGATGTCCCTTCGGACAATGCTGGAATGATTGAAGCCTTGGATCTCCGCCCTACTGAGGGGGAAGCATAG
- the LOC140975372 gene encoding extracellular ribonuclease LE-like has product MARITRGGFNGSSILIKLLVLQSLSMLSLGQDFDFFYFVLQWPGSYCDTKQSCCYPTTGKPDADFGIHGLWPNYKDGSYPSNCDPNDPFDQSKISDLISRMQQNWPTLACPSGSGSTFWAHEWDKHGTCSESVLDQHGYFKSALNLKSKLDLLQILESAGINPDGGKYSLSSIKSAVERAIGYNPWIECNVDESGNSQLYQIYFCIDTSGSNFIQCPVLPHGKCDSTVEFPSF; this is encoded by the exons ATGGCAAGAATCACGAGGGGAGGATTCAATGGTTCTTCCATCTTGATCAAGTTGTTGGTGTTGCAAAGTCTGAGTATGCTTTCTTTAGGACAAGATTTCGATTTCTTCTACTTTGTCCTACAG TGGCCAGGATCATATTGCGACACGAAACAGAGTTGTTGCTACCCCACAACAGGGAAGCCGGACGCAGATTTCGGCATCCATGGGCTGTGGCCGAATTACAAAGATGGCTCGTATCCTTCGAACTGTGATCCCAACGATCCTTTCGATCAATCGAAG ATATCAGATTTAATAAGCAGAATGCAGCAAAATTGGCCGACTTTGGCATGTCCTAGCGGCAGTGGCTCGACGTTTTGGGCACACGAGTGGGACAAGCATGGCACATGCTCCGAGTCCGTGCTGGACCAACATGGCTACTTCAAATCTGCTCTTAACCTCAAATCCAAACTTGATCTCCTCCAAATTCTTGAATCTGCTG GGATCAATCCAGATGGAGGAAAATATAGTTTGAGCAGCATAAAAAGTGCAGTTGAAAGAGCAATTGGATACAATCCTTGGATAGAATGCAATGTTGATGAATCTGGGAATAGCCAATTGTATCAGATATACTTTTGTATTGACACTTCTGGCTCAAATTTCATCCAATGCCCAGTGTTGCCACATGGGAAATGCGACTCTACCGTTGAGTTCCCATCATTTTAG
- the LOC140975374 gene encoding uncharacterized protein isoform X1 yields MGVNHGKVSYHLEPIAAAIASDAHLEVKVLITKMADKRFFPLESSFLVLLHACLFTVTHAMLLETECNKATDPELCLNVFGSDPATRAASSLVGLAQIGIARATSHAEQTRAGINTRLFFSTESKERNVLSQCVHKYNGALATLNVAPFTLRRKLYSEQTTLEIDSLHEGCVPRGKEYSLLMANCRNSQTLISSSSESDDYDSDSSKSDDADLSGGSGFFSDSKTRSVGSRGFPKGSTPLENPLLGDDPEWSDPLGVDDKDALSGQDVGSLREVLGIPPECDIKVPGPQDDCHTPPLGYFTLFLEYFTGGLVFPLQPLLVELVKSLGMSFSQLTPNAVIVYSAFCHKMKEIHMPLSVELFHSLFSACRSKPDSHVYFQPRAKCKFLSRIPSPKSSWKSHFFYVKDCGWGIPVVWSSGLRVIAMRETHHALQLQCRNLGLFEKLCNPRNLMTAGDRFDLATIRARKATVGRRSPLAGEGRAPANRAVHDFRDPICKGIPPARSEHVRGSGSNSQKKTNYSPSSKTLEIRPANGGGGEAKKKQAHEGVQKKIDEEAQKNPKRIRADDQGASSKTSRFKHIFVDGVNHSKKADSFWDFDDPEIGWKKGRSIVGDYDMVHLVSLSTDSFAHSFAWNSCQGLSLASAVRVREERLRNCQDKMHEEVARLKEENFRLTQEKEKINVELLQVQEKLADKLKDFTILEERYSTEVKTGGQFLDSEVGNNLLKRTEEKGAQNFKAFSAFREEVLDRAMIIHDEVVLDCRNQLRKKLVPEEIVMMIEPSVPEVGGGSMVDVPSDNAGMIEALDLRPTEGEA; encoded by the exons ATGGGTGTGAACCATGGCAAAGTTTCGTATCATCTGGAGCCTATAGCCGCTGCTATTGCTAGTGATGCTCACTTGGAAGTGAAGGTTTTGATAACAAAAATGGCAGACAAGCGGTTCTTTCCCCTGGAATCATCATTTCTTGTTCTTCTCCATGCATGCTTATTCACAGTAACACATGCCATGCTTCTCGAAACCGAATGCAACAAAGCTACAGATCCAGAGTTATGTCTCAACGTATTCGGGTCGGATCCAGCCACCCGCGCCGCCTCTTCCTTGGTCGGGCTGGCGCAGATCGGCATTGCTAGAGCCACGAGCCACGCCGAGCAAACCAGGGCAGGTATCAACACGCGATTGTTTTTCTCGACGGAGTCGAAAGAGAGGAACGTGTTGAGCCAATGCGTGCATAAGTACAACGGCGCATTGGCCACGTTGAATGTAGCGCCGTTTACCCTGAGAAGAAAACTGTACAGTGAACAAACTACTCTTGAGATTGACTCACTCCATGAGG GTTGTGTTCCTCGAGGGAAGGAGTATTCCTTGCTAATGGCCAACTGTCGGAATAGCCAAACTTTAATCAGTAGCTCTAGCGAGAGCGATGATTATGATAGTGACTCATCAAAATCTGACGACGCCGACTTATCGGGTGGTTCAGGTTTCTTTAGCGACTCCAAGACTAGATCTGTAGGCTCTCGCGGATTCCCTAAGGGATCTACGCCGTTAGAGAATCCATTGTTGGGTGATGATCCTGAATGGAGTGATCCTTTAGGCGTTGACGATAAGGATGCTCTGTCTGGCCAAGATGTCGGTAGTTTGCGCGAAGTGCTTGGAATACCACCCGAGTGTGACATTAAGGTTCCGGGACCTCAAGATGACTGTCATACCCCGCCTCTGGGTTACTTCACCCTTTTCCTTGAATACTTTACTGGTGGACTTGTGTTTCCTCTGCAACCTCTATTAGTGGAGTTGGTTAAAAGCCTCGGTATGAGCTTTAGTCAATTGACTCCAAATGCCGTTATAGTTTATTCAGCATTTTGTCATAAGATGAAGGAGATTCACATGCCTTTGTCTGTAGAATTGTTTCACTCACTTTTCTCGGCGTGTAGAAGCAAACCGGATTCGCACGTTTACTTCCAACCTCGGGCCAAATGTAAATTTTTGTCCCGAATTCCGTCTCCTAAAAGTTCTTGGAAGTCTCACTTTTTCTATGTTAAAGACTGTGGGTGGGGAATACCCGTGGTCTGGAGTTCAGGACTTCGAGTGATTGCGATGAGAGAGACTCACCATGCACTTCAACTTCAATGTCGTAATTTAGGTCTTTTTGAAAAACTTTGTAATCCTAGAAATTTAATGACCgctg GCGATAGATTTGATTTGGCAACGATCCGGGCTCGCAAGGCCACTGTGGGGAGGCGTTCCCCGCTTGCTGGGGAAGGTAGAGCGCCTGCGAATCGGGCTGTTCATGACTTTCGTGACCCTATCTGTAAGGGGATCCCACCGGCACGTTCTGAGCATGTCCGCGGGTCGGGTTCTAACTCACAAAAGAAAACTAACTATTCGCCATCAAGCAAAACTTTGGAGATTAGGCCTGCGAATGGGGGAGGAGGAgaggcaaaaaaaaaacaagctcATGAAGGGGTGCAAAAGAAGATTGATGAGGAAGCACAAAAGAATCCTAAGAGGATCCGTGCGGACGATCAAGGAGCATCTTCCAAGACTTCCCGTTTTAAACATATCTTTGTCGATGGGGTGAACCATAGCAAGAAGGCTGACTCTTTCTGGGATTTCGATGATCCGGAGATTGGATGGAAGAAAGGACGGAGCATTGTCGGAGACTATGACATGGTCCATCTAGTGTCGCTGTCTACGGATTCATTTGCTCATTCCTTTGCCTGGAATTCGTGTCAG GGTTTGTCGTTAGCTAGTGCTGTGCGAGTTCGGGAGGAAAGGCTGCGCAATTGTCAAGATAAGATGCATGAGGAGGTTGCTCGTTTGAAAGAAGAGAATTTTCGTCTTACTCAAGAGAAAGAAAAGATCAATGTGGAGCTTCTACAAGTACAGGAAAAGCTTGCGGACAAGTTAAAAGATTTTACAATCCTCGAAGAGAGGTATTCTACTGAGGTCAAGACTGGTGGTCAATTCCTTGACTCGGAGGTGGgcaataatcttttgaaaaggaCTGAGGAGAAAGGCGCTCAGAATTTCAAAGCGTTCTCTGCATTTAGAGAGGAGGTACTCGACCGTGCCATGATCATTCATGACGAGGTAGTTCTGGATTGTCGAAACCAACTGAGGAAGAAACTTGTGCCTGAGGAGATAGTGATGATGATTGAGCCCAGTGTCCCGGAGGTGGGTGGAGGCTCCATGGTTGATGTCCCTTCGGACAATGCTGGAATGATTGAAGCCTTGGATCTCCGCCCTACTGAGGGGGAAGCATAG